One stretch of Meriones unguiculatus strain TT.TT164.6M chromosome 7, Bangor_MerUng_6.1, whole genome shotgun sequence DNA includes these proteins:
- the Psmd3 gene encoding 26S proteasome non-ATPase regulatory subunit 3: protein MKQEGSARRRGADKAKPPPGGEQEPPPPAPQDVEMKEEAAAGSGSTGEGDGKAAATEHSQRELDTVTLEDIKEHVKQLEKAVSGKEPRFVLRALRMLPSTSRRLNHYVLYKAVHGFFTSNNATRDFLLPFLEEPMDTEADLQFRPRTGKAASAPLLPEVEAYLQLLMVIFLMNSKRYKEAQKISDDLMQKISTQNRRALDLVAAKCYYYHARVYEFLDKLDVVRSFLHARLRTATLRHDADGQATLLNLLLRNYLHYSLYDQAEKLVSKSVFPEQANNNEWARYLYYTGRIKAIQLEYSEARRTMTNALRKAPQHTAVGFKQTVHKLLIVVELLLGEIPDRLQFRQPSLKRSLMPYFLLTQAVRTGNLAKFNQVLDQFGEKFQTDGTYTLIIRLRHNVIKTGVRMISLSYSRISLADIAQKLQLDSPEDAEFIVAKAIRDGVIEASINHEKGYVQSKEMIDIYSTREPQLAFHQRISFCLDIHNMSVKAMRFPPKSYNKDLESAEERREREQQDLEFAKEMAEDDDDSFP, encoded by the exons ATGAAGCAGGAGGGCTCGGCGCGGCGCCGAGGCGCCGACAAGGCAAAGCCGCCGCCGGGAGGGGAACAAGAACCGCCGCCGCCGGCCCCCCAGGATGTGGAGATGAAAGAGGAGGCAGCAGCCGGGAGCGGCTCGACGGGGGAGGGAGACGGCAAGGCAGCTGCGACCGAGCACTCCCAGAGAGAGCTGGACACTGTCACCTTGGAAG ATATCAAAGAGCACGTGAAACAGCTAGAGAAGGCCGTTTCGGGCAAGGAGCCTCGATTTGTGCTGAGGGCGCTGCGGATGCTGCCATCCACCTCACGCCGCCTCAACCACTACGTTCTGTATAAGGCCGTGCATGGCTTCTTCACCTCCAATAATGCCACTCGAGACTTCCTGCTACCCTTCCTAGAAGAA CCCATGGATACAGAAGCCGACCTACAGTTCCGTCCACGCACAGGAAAAGCTGCATCAGCACCCCTCCTGCCTGAAGTGGAAGCCTATCTCCAGCTGCTCATGGTCATCTTCCTGATGAACAGCAAGCGCTACAAAGAG GCACAGAAAATCTCTGATGACCTGATGCAGAAGATCAGCACTCAGAACCGCCGAGCCCTGGACCTTGTAGCTGCAAAGTGTTACTATTATCACGCCCGGGTCTACGAGTTCCTGGACAAGCTTGATGTGGTGCGCAG CTTCCTGCATGCGCGTCTGCGGACAGCCACCCTCCGGCACGATGCTGATGGGCAGGCTACCCTTTTGAACCTTCTGCTGCGGAATTACCTTCATTACAGCTTGTATGACCAGGCTGAGAAGCTCGTGTCCAAGTCTGTGTTTCCAGAACAGGCTAACAACAATGAGTGGGCCAGGTACCTCTACTACACAG GGCGAATCAAAGCCATCCAGCTGGAGTACTCTGAAGCCCGGAGAACGATGACCAACGCCCTTCGCAAAGCCCCACAGCACACAGCTGTTGGCTTCAAACAGACA GTGCACAAGCTTCTGATTGTGGTGGAGCTCCTGCTGGGGGAGATCCCAGACCGCCTGCAGTTCCGCCAGCCCTCCCTCAAGCGCTCTCTCATGCCCTACTTCCTCCTCACCCAAG CTGTTAGGACAGGAAATCTTGCCAAGTTCAACCAAGTCCTGGATCAGTTTGGGGAGAAGTTCCAAACAGACGGGACCTACACCCTAATTATCCGACTGCGACACAACGTGATTAAGACAG GTGTGCGCATGATCAGCCTGTCCTATTCCCGCATCTCCCTGGCGGACATCGCCCAGAAGCTGCAGCTGGATAGCCCAGAAGACGCAGAGTTCATTGTCGCCAAG GCTATCCGGGATGGTGTGATCGAGGCCAGCATCAATCATGAAAAGGGCTATGTCCAATCCAAAGAGATGATTGACATCTACTCCACCCGGGAGCCTCAGCTGGCCTTCCACCAGCGCATCTCCTTCTGTCTGGACATCCACAACATGTCTGTCAAG GCCATGCGCTTTCCTCCCAAATCCTACAACAAGGACCTGGAGTCCGCAGAG GAACGGCGGGAGCGGGAGCAGCAGGACTTGGAGTTTGCCAAGGAGATGGCGGAGGATGACGACGACAGCTTCCCTTGA
- the Gsdma gene encoding gasdermin-A isoform X2, whose amino-acid sequence MTIFENVTRALARQLNPRGDLTPLDSLIDFKRFHPFCLVLRKRKSTLFWGARYIHTDYTLLDVLEPGSNPSDPTDCGNFSFKNMLDARVEGDVNVPRTVKVKGTAGLSRSSTLEVQTLSVSPKALENLHKERKLAADHPFLKEMRERGENLYVVMEVVETVQEVTLERAGKAEGCFSLPFFAPLGLQGSVNHKEAVTIPKGCVLAFRVRQLMVNGRDEWDIPHICNDSMQTFPPGERPAEGKFIFIQASDLDFKTLKEEVQRETREVEKLSPEGQSSLLTSLSNLLGKKKELQDLEQTLEGALDNGHEVTLEALPRDVLLSKEAMDAILYFLGALTVLSEAQQKLLVKSVEKKILPVQLKLVESTMEQNFLQDKEGVFPLRPDLLSSLGEEELTLTEALVGLSGLEVQRSGPQYTWDPDTLPRLCALYAGLSLFQLLSKAS is encoded by the exons ATGACTATTTTTGAAAATGTCACCCGGGCTCTGGCCAGACAGCTGAACCCTCGAGGCGATCTGACACCCCTAGACAGCCTCATCGACTTCAAACGTTTCCACCCCTTCTGCCTGgtgctgaggaagaggaagagcacGCTGTTCTGGGGGGCCCGCTACATCCACACTGACTACACACTCCTGGACGTGCTGGAGCCGGGGAGCAACCCCTCAG ACCCAACAGACTGCGGGAACTTTAGCTTTAAGAATATGCTGGATGCCCGGGTAGAGGGAGACGTGAATGTGCCAAGGACGGTGAAGGTGAAGGGGACCGCGGGCCTGTCACGAAGCAGCACACTGGAGGTCCAGACACTCAGCGTGTCTCCCAAGGCTCTGGAGAACCTGCACAAGGAGAG GAAACTGGCAGCTGACCACCCATTCCTGAAGGAGATGCGGGAGCGCGGGGAGAACCTTTATgtggtgatggaggtggtggaGACCGTGCAGGAAGTCACTCTGGAGAGAGCTGGCAAGGCagagggctgcttctccctcccgTTCTTTGCCCCACTGGGACTACAg GGATCCGTGAACCACAAGGAGGCTGTGACCATTCCCAAGGGCTGTGTCCTGGCCTTTCGAGTGAGACAGCTGATGGTCAATGGAAGAGACGAATGGG ACATTCCACACATCTGCAATGACAGCATGCAGACCTTCCCTCCCGGAG aaaGGCCAGCAGAAGGGAAGTTCATAT TCATCCAGGCCTCTGATTTGG ACTTCAAGACGTTGAAAGAagaggttcagagagagactcgAGAAGTGGAGAAGTTGAGCCCAGAGGGGCAAAGCTCCCTGCTCACCTCCCTCAGCAACCtcctaggaaagaaaaaagagctcCAAGACCTGGAGCAGACG CTGGAAGGCGCTCTAGACAACGGACACGAAGTGACCCTGGAAGCACTCCCCAGAGATGTCCTGCTGTCCAAGGAGGCCATGGACGCCATCCTCTATTTCCTTGGGGCCCTAACAG TGTTAAGTGAAGCCCAACAGAAGCTTCTAGTAAAATCCGTGGAGAAAAAGATCCTACCAGTGCAACTGAAGCTG GTTGAAAGCACCATGGAGCAGAACTTCCTGCAAGACAAAGAGGGTGTTTTCCCCCTTCGGCCTGATCTGctctcctccctcggggaggagGAACTGACCCTTACAGAAGCCTTGGTGGGGCTAAGTGGCCTGGAAGTCCAGAGATCAGGCCCCCAATACACATGGGACCCAGACACCCTCCCCCGCCTCTGTGCCCTCTATGCGGGTCTCTCCCTCTTTCAGCTGCTGAGCAAGGCTTCCTAA
- the Gsdma gene encoding gasdermin-A isoform X1 encodes MTIFENVTRALARQLNPRGDLTPLDSLIDFKRFHPFCLVLRKRKSTLFWGARYIHTDYTLLDVLEPGSNPSDPTDCGNFSFKNMLDARVEGDVNVPRTVKVKGTAGLSRSSTLEVQTLSVSPKALENLHKERKLAADHPFLKEMRERGENLYVVMEVVETVQEVTLERAGKAEGCFSLPFFAPLGLQGSVNHKEAVTIPKGCVLAFRVRQLMVNGRDEWDIPHICNDSMQTFPPGERPAEGKFIFIQASDLGELHEDFKTLKEEVQRETREVEKLSPEGQSSLLTSLSNLLGKKKELQDLEQTLEGALDNGHEVTLEALPRDVLLSKEAMDAILYFLGALTVLSEAQQKLLVKSVEKKILPVQLKLVESTMEQNFLQDKEGVFPLRPDLLSSLGEEELTLTEALVGLSGLEVQRSGPQYTWDPDTLPRLCALYAGLSLFQLLSKAS; translated from the exons ATGACTATTTTTGAAAATGTCACCCGGGCTCTGGCCAGACAGCTGAACCCTCGAGGCGATCTGACACCCCTAGACAGCCTCATCGACTTCAAACGTTTCCACCCCTTCTGCCTGgtgctgaggaagaggaagagcacGCTGTTCTGGGGGGCCCGCTACATCCACACTGACTACACACTCCTGGACGTGCTGGAGCCGGGGAGCAACCCCTCAG ACCCAACAGACTGCGGGAACTTTAGCTTTAAGAATATGCTGGATGCCCGGGTAGAGGGAGACGTGAATGTGCCAAGGACGGTGAAGGTGAAGGGGACCGCGGGCCTGTCACGAAGCAGCACACTGGAGGTCCAGACACTCAGCGTGTCTCCCAAGGCTCTGGAGAACCTGCACAAGGAGAG GAAACTGGCAGCTGACCACCCATTCCTGAAGGAGATGCGGGAGCGCGGGGAGAACCTTTATgtggtgatggaggtggtggaGACCGTGCAGGAAGTCACTCTGGAGAGAGCTGGCAAGGCagagggctgcttctccctcccgTTCTTTGCCCCACTGGGACTACAg GGATCCGTGAACCACAAGGAGGCTGTGACCATTCCCAAGGGCTGTGTCCTGGCCTTTCGAGTGAGACAGCTGATGGTCAATGGAAGAGACGAATGGG ACATTCCACACATCTGCAATGACAGCATGCAGACCTTCCCTCCCGGAG aaaGGCCAGCAGAAGGGAAGTTCATAT TCATCCAGGCCTCTGATTTGG GGGAGCTGCACGAAGACTTCAAGACGTTGAAAGAagaggttcagagagagactcgAGAAGTGGAGAAGTTGAGCCCAGAGGGGCAAAGCTCCCTGCTCACCTCCCTCAGCAACCtcctaggaaagaaaaaagagctcCAAGACCTGGAGCAGACG CTGGAAGGCGCTCTAGACAACGGACACGAAGTGACCCTGGAAGCACTCCCCAGAGATGTCCTGCTGTCCAAGGAGGCCATGGACGCCATCCTCTATTTCCTTGGGGCCCTAACAG TGTTAAGTGAAGCCCAACAGAAGCTTCTAGTAAAATCCGTGGAGAAAAAGATCCTACCAGTGCAACTGAAGCTG GTTGAAAGCACCATGGAGCAGAACTTCCTGCAAGACAAAGAGGGTGTTTTCCCCCTTCGGCCTGATCTGctctcctccctcggggaggagGAACTGACCCTTACAGAAGCCTTGGTGGGGCTAAGTGGCCTGGAAGTCCAGAGATCAGGCCCCCAATACACATGGGACCCAGACACCCTCCCCCGCCTCTGTGCCCTCTATGCGGGTCTCTCCCTCTTTCAGCTGCTGAGCAAGGCTTCCTAA